The DNA sequence GAAGAGAGGGATGAGGAAGAGATGatggaagggggagagagagagagggaagaaagagggagagagagagagaagcggagagagagggaaaggagaGTGTGAAGGGGagaggagataaagagaaaaatgagTGGGAGAGAGGGgaaaaggaagggggagagagagggagatgggagagaaataggggaaaagaagagagagaatgggagagagaatagagagaggagggagagagagaaaaggagaggaggagagagagagagagagagagagagagagagagagggagagagaagggaaaaagagagataggaggagagagtgaaaatgagagagagagatgataaagaagggagggagagagaaagagagaggaagggagagagagagagagagagagagaggagagagagagagaaagagtatgtaatttggttttgaaattaggttttgattttaatttagttttggttttagttaaccggttaaaaaccgatttttttaaatttggttttggttaactaattctaaaaaatatgaatatagtttttaaaattgttttattaaactggttaaccacaatgtggttatggttttttaaccggttaaccacattttggtttttttatgaacaCCCTAGTTGCATGAGCCAAACCAAAGAGTGGTGCATGTTTCTGTATATCAGGGATGAATGAAATTTCAATActtaaaaataatagcaagaacgGAGCTAATTCCAAACACCAAACCCACTGCAATGTCCAATTGTCTCTCTTCAATGCTACAGGAAGAGAATGAGGCAAATGTATTCACAAAGCCACTTAGTTGCACCAATTCTCATTTGTCACTGGAACATACAACAAAATCTACAAAAAGCCACAAAGGGTGGCATGAAGCACTGACAAAACTAGAATACTTATGCAGTAGCAGTAGCACTAGCACTACCAACAATTAAGGACTACTTCGATTTTTCTTTGTCAGCGTCTCAGCGATCTGACTGAGACTCGTAGAATTCGCTAGGACAAGGAGACATAACTTCTTGCTCAAGCAACTGTAACACCTCATTCATCGATGGACGTTCTTCCGCATTTCCATCCGTGCATCTTGCTGCTATATCAAGAATCCCCTCAAGAGTCCCTGCATCCACATTGGTGCATCTTTTGTCTACCACATCATCCAATCTGTTTTCTCTCAGCAATGTGTTCATCTGCACCGAACAATTACCAAAACATAAAACATCATCGTGGCTGAAAATTTTGCAGACCTTAAAGTGATCAACATTGAATGAGTTATAGAGCTTACCCAACCAACAACATTTAAACCTCGCTTTGCGAAGGAAGGATCAGTAGGCCTCTTTCCAGTTATAAGTTCTAGCAATAGAACTCCAAAGCTATACACATCTGACTTTTCAGTGGCTCTACCACTTTGAAGGTACTCTGGTTCGCATATAAATACAAAACCATCAATCAATTAATGGAGTTTCATTAGCTTTGGCACCATAAAATTCAGTTTAGATATGATGCAAACAGAAAAGAGCTTCAATAATTGATGCATTGATGATAAAATTGTAATTTCAAGAGCTAAAAGTtagtaatttaattttgttaatgttAACATTATCAAATGAATAACTTGTATTCTGTCCTGACATTCTTATTTATCTCCACATTAATATCTAAGGAATTTTACTTTGCAAGGGACAACATTAAATTGTAAAATCTGATTTTCTAGTGTTGAAATCTGAAATATTTTACTACTTGAGACTATATAATATACGTACACATACCTGGTGCCAAATAGCCAAATGTGCCAGCAACCACTGTAGTGACATGAGCCTCCTCATCGACCAAAAGCCTTGCGAGACCAAAATCAGAAATACGAGGCTCCAAATTTTCATCAAGGAGAATGTTGCTAGATTTGATGTCGCGGTGTACAACTTTGGGACAGCACTCATGGTGCAAGTACGCCAAACCCCGGGCAGAACCAAGGGCTATATTTAAGCGATCGTTCCAATTCAGTGGTTGTTGagtattttctaataaaaaataagttattcaTTACAAGTCATGTTATAGAGAAGAATAAAGATTTCAAAGGAAATGAAGCATACCATGCAAGAGATCATCTAAGCTTCCCATGGCCAAATAATCGTATATGAGGAGCCTTGAAGAAGGGAGCCTGCAGTAACCGCGCAGGTTTACCAGATTTATATGCTTGATGCTCCCCAAGATCTCAAGTTCCCTCTCAAACACTTGATCACACCCTTCACGAGTTCTGTCAATCCGCTTGACAGCAAATGTGCCACAATCATTCATCACCATCCGGTAAACAGTCCCGAATCCTCCTGATCCTACTACATCCTCTGCATCAAGAGACTCCAGCTTCTCTATGATCTCGGATGATGCGTATGGAAGATCACCATGGAATGTAATAAGTTTTGCTCCTGTTACAACATCAGGTCATCGTTTGCAAAACAAGAAAAAGTCGATATTGTCAAAAG is a window from the Arachis hypogaea cultivar Tifrunner chromosome 1, arahy.Tifrunner.gnm2.J5K5, whole genome shotgun sequence genome containing:
- the LOC112710611 gene encoding LRR receptor-like serine/threonine-protein kinase FEI 1 isoform X1; the protein is MQMKMGYGVWGFFILTTFLFCSSSLALTQDGLALLEMKSTLNDTKNVLSNWQEFDESPCSWTGISCYPDAEQRVRFINLPYMQLGGIISPSIGKLTRLQRLALHENSLHGIIPYEITNCTELRALYLRGNYFQGGIPAAIGNLSFLNILDLSSNTLKGAIPSSIGRLSHLQVLNLSTNFFSGEIPDIGVLSTFGKNSFIGNLDLCGRQVEKPCRTSLGFPVVLPHAESEEDAVPPKKSSHYIKWLVIGAMSTMGIALVIILSLLWVRLLSKKERAARRYTEMKKQVDSESRAKLITFHGDLPYASSEIIEKLESLDAEDVVGSGGFGTVYRMVMNDCGTFAVKRIDRTREGCDQVFERELEILGSIKHINLVNLRGYCRLPSSRLLIYDYLAMGSLDDLLHENTQQPLNWNDRLNIALGSARGLAYLHHECCPKVVHRDIKSSNILLDENLEPRISDFGLARLLVDEEAHVTTVVAGTFGYLAPEYLQSGRATEKSDVYSFGVLLLELITGKRPTDPSFAKRGLNVVGWMNTLLRENRLDDVVDKRCTNVDAGTLEGILDIAARCTDGNAEERPSMNEVLQLLEQEVMSPCPSEFYESQSDR
- the LOC112710611 gene encoding LRR receptor-like serine/threonine-protein kinase FEI 1 isoform X2 — protein: MQMKMGYGVWGFFILTTFLFCSSSLALTQDGLALLEMKSTLNDTKNVLSNWQEFDESPCSWTGISCYPDAEQRVRFINLPYMQLGGIISPSIGKLTRLQRLALHENSLHGIIPYEITNCTELRALYLRGNYFQGGIPAAIGNLSFLNILDLSSNTLKGAIPSSIGRLSHLQVLNLSTNFFSGEIPDIGVLSTFGKNSFIGNLDLCGRQVEKPCRTSLGFPVVLPHAESEEAAVPPKKSSHYIKWLVIGAMSTMGIALVIILSLLWVRLLSKKERAARRYTEMKKQVDSESRAKLITFHGDLPYASSEIIEKLESLDAEDVVGSGGFGTVYRMVMNDCGTFAVKRIDRTREGCDQVFERELEILGSIKHINLVNLRGYCRLPSSRLLIYDYLAMGSLDDLLHENTQQPLNWNDRLNIALGSARGLAYLHHECCPKVVHRDIKSSNILLDENLEPRISDFGLARLLVDEEAHVTTVVAGTFGYLAPEYLQSGRATEKSDVYSFGVLLLELITGKRPTDPSFAKRGLNVVGWMNTLLRENRLDDVVDKRCTNVDAGTLEGILDIAARCTDGNAEERPSMNEVLQLLEQEVMSPCPSEFYESQSDR